One genomic window of Polyangium aurulentum includes the following:
- a CDS encoding helix-turn-helix domain-containing protein has protein sequence MVEPTLLGGKVRALRRRENMTQGQLAERLGISPSYLNLIENNRRPLTAPMLIKLAQLFQLDLSTFSASDDARTISDLREVFGDPLFDQHGLTTNDLKEFATSTPAIAKAVLSLYQVYRSARESAEAMAERMSGGEGLPAGMDPSRLPSEEVSDLVQRHMNYFPELEDAADEVRARARIDGEDVYRSLVRWLASEHGVEVRLLRVGDERKAMRRYEPEQKLLSLSELLPPRSRRFQLAHQVGLIAANDVIDRLLRDEEGLSTPESRALARVAMANYFAAALLMPYGPMYEAARAERYDIELLAHRFGTSFEQVCHRLTSMRRPSAEGVPFHFLRIDIAGNISKRFSGSGIRFARFNGACPRWAVHAAFLTPGMIRVQLSRMPDGTRYFCVARTVRNDRGGYHAPHAVQSVGIGCEARFARELVYADGIDVENDEAVVPVGVTCRLCEHHDCEQRVFPPLQHPLKVDENVRGVSFFGPVPRR, from the coding sequence ATGGTCGAACCCACACTCCTCGGCGGCAAAGTCCGCGCGCTCCGCCGGCGCGAGAACATGACCCAGGGCCAGCTCGCAGAGCGGCTGGGGATCTCTCCGAGCTACCTGAACCTGATCGAGAACAACCGGCGTCCGTTGACGGCGCCGATGCTGATCAAGCTGGCCCAGCTCTTTCAGCTCGATCTATCCACGTTCTCGGCTTCGGACGACGCGCGCACGATCTCGGATCTGCGCGAGGTGTTCGGCGATCCCCTCTTCGATCAGCATGGCCTGACGACGAACGACCTGAAGGAATTCGCGACGAGCACGCCTGCGATCGCAAAGGCGGTATTGTCGCTCTATCAGGTCTATCGCTCGGCGCGCGAATCGGCCGAGGCCATGGCCGAGCGGATGAGCGGCGGCGAGGGATTGCCCGCCGGGATGGATCCGTCGCGATTGCCATCGGAGGAGGTCAGCGACCTCGTTCAGCGGCACATGAATTACTTCCCGGAGCTCGAGGACGCGGCGGACGAGGTGCGGGCGCGCGCCCGGATCGACGGCGAGGACGTCTACCGCTCGCTCGTGCGGTGGCTGGCGTCCGAGCACGGGGTCGAGGTGCGGCTGCTACGCGTGGGGGACGAGCGCAAGGCGATGCGCCGCTACGAGCCCGAGCAGAAGCTCCTGAGCCTGTCGGAGCTGTTGCCCCCGCGCAGCCGCCGCTTTCAGCTCGCGCACCAGGTGGGGCTCATCGCGGCGAACGACGTGATCGACCGGCTCCTGCGCGACGAGGAGGGCCTGTCGACGCCCGAGTCGCGCGCGCTCGCTCGCGTCGCGATGGCGAATTACTTCGCCGCCGCGCTCTTGATGCCGTACGGGCCCATGTACGAGGCGGCGCGGGCGGAGCGCTACGATATCGAGCTTCTGGCGCACCGATTCGGGACGAGCTTCGAGCAGGTCTGTCACCGGCTGACGTCGATGCGGCGCCCGAGCGCGGAGGGCGTGCCGTTCCATTTCCTGCGGATCGACATCGCGGGCAACATCTCGAAGCGCTTCAGCGGCTCGGGCATTCGATTCGCGCGCTTCAACGGCGCCTGCCCGCGCTGGGCGGTGCACGCGGCGTTTTTGACGCCGGGGATGATCCGGGTGCAGCTATCGCGAATGCCGGACGGCACCAGGTATTTCTGCGTGGCGCGCACGGTGCGCAACGACCGGGGCGGCTATCACGCGCCGCACGCGGTGCAATCGGTGGGAATCGGCTGCGAGGCGCGGTTCGCGCGGGAGCTTGTGTACGCGGACGGGATCGACGTGGAGAACGACGAGGCGGTGGTGCCGGTGGGCGTGACGTGCCGGCTATGCGAGCACCACGACTGCGAGCAGCGCGTGTTCCCGCCGCTGCAGCACCCGCTCAAGGTGGACGAGAACGTGCGAGGGGTGAGCTTCTTCGGGCCGGTGCCGAGGAGGTGA
- a CDS encoding phospho-sugar mutase: MTTDVLARAKSWLESDPDPDTRAELQRLLDAASSGDETARRDIAERFSGPLEFGTAGLRGVIGAGEARMNRAVVLRTTAGLARYLLAQDAKRARMGGVVVGYDGRRMSLEFAEDTACVLAAAGIPAFVSPVPCPTPVAAFAVSALGAAAGVMITASHNPPEYNGYKVYWSNAAQIIPPHDKGIAAAIDASPAAKDVPRMDIATARAQKLVRTFPDELERRYLSAIRALSVRGDGDRTIPIVYTPLHGVGNRLTREALTEGGFARVTSVPEQAEPDGAFPTVAFPNPEEKGAMDLAFALAERENAAIILANDPDVDRLAVAVRRPEGGYTQLTGNQVGTLLGHYVLTGAPASLGEARAVKDAGKKLVLASIVSSPMLGSIARALGVRYEETLTGFKWIANRALDLQREAGLDFVFGYEEALGYTLGTVVRDKDGIGAAVILAELASVLAASNKTLLDELDALGRRYGLFASGQRSVTLPGSEGLAKIGAAMDRLRAAPPSKVGPLGVTAVSDFQAQTRKHADGRTEGLSLPKSNMLAFDLEGGSRIIARPSGTEPKIKFYFDVREPIAEGEEVRAAEARAEARMEELKKAFSQAAGV, from the coding sequence ATGACCACCGACGTCCTTGCACGCGCGAAGAGCTGGCTGGAGAGCGATCCGGATCCCGACACCCGAGCCGAGCTGCAGCGGCTCCTCGACGCGGCGAGCTCGGGCGACGAGACCGCGCGGCGCGACATAGCCGAGCGCTTCAGTGGCCCGCTCGAGTTCGGCACGGCCGGCCTGCGCGGCGTGATCGGCGCGGGCGAGGCGCGGATGAACCGCGCGGTCGTGCTGAGGACGACCGCGGGGCTCGCGCGCTACCTGCTCGCGCAGGATGCGAAGAGGGCGCGGATGGGCGGCGTGGTGGTGGGCTACGACGGCCGGCGCATGAGCCTCGAGTTCGCGGAGGACACGGCGTGCGTGCTGGCAGCGGCGGGCATCCCGGCGTTCGTCTCGCCGGTCCCCTGCCCCACGCCGGTGGCGGCCTTCGCGGTGTCGGCGCTCGGCGCAGCAGCGGGCGTGATGATCACGGCGAGCCACAACCCGCCCGAGTACAACGGCTACAAGGTCTACTGGAGCAACGCGGCGCAGATCATCCCGCCGCACGACAAGGGTATCGCGGCGGCGATCGACGCGTCTCCGGCGGCGAAGGATGTGCCGCGCATGGACATCGCAACCGCGCGCGCGCAAAAGCTCGTGCGCACGTTCCCCGACGAGCTCGAGCGGCGCTACCTCAGCGCGATCCGCGCGCTGTCGGTGCGAGGCGACGGAGATCGGACGATCCCGATCGTGTACACGCCGCTGCACGGCGTGGGCAACCGGCTGACGCGTGAGGCGCTCACGGAGGGAGGTTTTGCGCGCGTGACCTCGGTGCCCGAGCAAGCCGAGCCCGACGGCGCGTTCCCGACGGTGGCGTTCCCGAACCCGGAAGAGAAGGGCGCGATGGATCTCGCCTTCGCGCTCGCGGAGCGGGAGAACGCGGCGATCATCCTGGCGAACGATCCGGACGTGGATCGGCTCGCGGTGGCGGTGCGCAGGCCTGAAGGCGGATACACGCAGCTCACGGGCAACCAGGTGGGGACGCTGCTCGGGCATTACGTGCTGACGGGCGCGCCGGCGAGCCTGGGGGAAGCGCGGGCGGTGAAGGACGCGGGCAAGAAGCTCGTGCTCGCGTCGATCGTGTCGTCGCCGATGCTCGGCTCGATCGCGCGCGCGCTCGGCGTGCGGTACGAGGAGACCTTGACCGGGTTCAAGTGGATCGCGAACCGCGCGCTGGACTTGCAGCGCGAGGCGGGCCTCGATTTCGTGTTCGGCTACGAAGAGGCGCTCGGGTACACGCTGGGCACGGTGGTGCGCGACAAGGACGGGATCGGCGCGGCGGTGATCCTGGCCGAGCTCGCGTCGGTGCTCGCGGCGAGCAACAAGACGCTGCTCGACGAGCTGGACGCGCTCGGTCGGCGCTATGGCCTGTTCGCGAGCGGTCAGCGCTCGGTGACGCTGCCCGGGTCGGAGGGGCTCGCGAAGATCGGCGCCGCGATGGACCGACTGCGCGCGGCGCCGCCCTCGAAGGTGGGTCCGCTCGGTGTGACGGCGGTGTCGGACTTCCAGGCGCAGACGCGCAAGCACGCGGACGGGCGAACCGAGGGGCTGAGCCTGCCGAAGAGCAACATGCTCGCGTTCGACCTCGAAGGCGGCAGCCGCATCATCGCGCGGCCGAGCGGGACGGAGCCGAAGATCAAGTTCTACTTCGACGTGCGCGAGCCGATCGCGGAGGGCGAAGAGGTGCGCGCGGCCGAGGCGCGGGCCGAGGCGCGGATGGAGGAGCTGAAGAAGGCGTTCTCGCAGGCGGCGGGGGTTTGA
- a CDS encoding acetyl-CoA carboxylase biotin carboxylase subunit has product MFTKILIANRGEIACRIARTCKRLGISTVAVYSDADKDALHVRMADEAVRIGPPPVKDSYLSIEAVIAAARETGAQAIHPGYGLLSEKEAFARAVIDAGLAFIGPPLEALAAFGDKIKAREVAKSVGVEPPPGTEGPIAADDLELARREAERIGLPLLVKAAGGGGGIGMQIVEDMAKLERAITACSDRGKQAFGDPRVYLERYLAAPKHIEVQVLCDGQGGAVALGERECSVQRRHQKIVEESPSAAQFFLGELGEARRDELFDRALRVVKRAGYVGAGTVEFVASSEGDIFFLEVNARLQVEHCVTEMVTGIDLVEQQIRIAAGDRIGSDVIGAKREGHSIEARIYAEDPAKRFAPQPGRIEKLTWPEPAMDLRVETGVAEGLEVTPFYDPLLAKIVAWGRTRDEAIKRLDGALAATTLELVGPAGPAATNIAFLRRVLASDAFTTGRYDTHFAEALAKEKR; this is encoded by the coding sequence GTGTTCACGAAAATCCTGATCGCCAACCGCGGCGAGATCGCCTGCCGCATCGCCCGCACCTGCAAGCGCCTCGGCATCTCGACCGTGGCCGTCTACTCCGACGCGGACAAGGACGCGTTGCACGTGCGCATGGCCGATGAGGCGGTGCGGATCGGGCCGCCGCCGGTCAAGGACAGCTACCTGTCGATCGAGGCGGTGATCGCCGCGGCGCGCGAGACGGGCGCGCAGGCGATCCACCCGGGATACGGGCTGCTCAGCGAGAAGGAAGCGTTCGCGCGGGCGGTGATCGACGCGGGGCTCGCGTTCATCGGGCCCCCGCTCGAGGCGCTCGCGGCGTTCGGGGACAAGATCAAGGCGCGCGAGGTGGCGAAGTCGGTGGGCGTCGAGCCGCCTCCGGGCACCGAGGGCCCGATCGCCGCGGACGACCTCGAGCTGGCGCGGCGCGAGGCCGAGCGGATCGGGCTGCCGCTCCTGGTGAAGGCGGCGGGCGGCGGCGGCGGCATCGGGATGCAGATCGTCGAGGACATGGCCAAGCTCGAGCGGGCGATCACGGCCTGCTCGGATCGCGGCAAGCAGGCGTTCGGCGATCCGCGTGTCTACCTCGAGCGATATCTCGCCGCGCCCAAGCACATCGAGGTGCAGGTGCTCTGCGACGGGCAAGGCGGGGCCGTGGCGCTCGGCGAGCGCGAGTGCAGCGTGCAGCGCAGGCACCAGAAGATCGTCGAGGAGAGCCCCTCGGCCGCGCAGTTCTTCCTCGGCGAGCTGGGCGAGGCGCGGCGCGACGAGCTGTTCGACAGGGCGCTGCGCGTGGTGAAGCGCGCGGGCTACGTCGGCGCGGGTACCGTGGAGTTCGTCGCCTCGTCCGAGGGCGACATCTTCTTCCTCGAGGTGAACGCGCGGCTTCAGGTGGAGCACTGCGTGACCGAGATGGTGACGGGGATCGATCTGGTGGAGCAGCAGATCCGCATCGCGGCGGGCGACCGGATCGGCTCCGACGTGATCGGGGCCAAGCGCGAGGGGCACTCGATCGAGGCGCGCATCTACGCCGAGGATCCGGCCAAGCGCTTCGCGCCCCAGCCCGGCCGCATCGAGAAGCTCACCTGGCCCGAGCCCGCGATGGATCTGCGCGTCGAGACGGGCGTGGCCGAGGGGCTCGAGGTGACGCCGTTCTACGACCCGCTCCTCGCCAAGATCGTGGCGTGGGGACGTACGCGTGACGAGGCGATCAAGCGGCTCGATGGGGCGCTCGCGGCGACGACGCTGGAGCTCGTGGGCCCGGCGGGGCCGGCCGCGACGAACATCGCGTTCCTGCGGCGGGTGCTCGCGTCGGATGCGTTCACGACGGGTCGTTACGACACGCACTTTGCGGAGGCGCTCGCGAAGGAGAAGCGGTGA
- the rlmN gene encoding 23S rRNA (adenine(2503)-C(2))-methyltransferase RlmN has product MRTRDEAVKSGPLHPVARLPQEWLDALKARGERAFSAKQVFSWIQRHGVMDPTAMTNLPVRLREALAEEGLGPVGEVAHVHRSADGTRKLVVRLKDEATIETVLLPSVSGPGSAASEDADAAVADDEDDEVSTDKREPRVRVTQCISTQVGCAMGCVFCASGVAGWKRHLGPEEIVGQVLIGRTLLDEGEELRNVVFMGMGEPLHNYDATARALRLLTHPEGIGLSTRKVTVSTSGLVPEIERLGKDFEGKIALAISLHAADDASRSALMPINKKYPLAELMAALRGYPLPPRRRITIEYTLVSGKNDDPTEAQRLVKLLRGLPVKINLIPMNPIEVSPLGPPQWGRVLAFQKVLTDAGYTCFIRRRRGDDVSAACGQLVLLGAKPKVKGFRKGDAPDKASEPPPRHS; this is encoded by the coding sequence ATGCGCACTAGGGACGAGGCTGTGAAATCCGGTCCGCTTCATCCTGTCGCACGCCTCCCCCAGGAGTGGCTCGATGCTCTGAAGGCGCGCGGCGAGCGGGCCTTCAGCGCAAAGCAGGTCTTTTCGTGGATTCAACGCCACGGCGTCATGGACCCAACGGCCATGACCAACCTGCCCGTCCGTCTGCGCGAGGCGCTCGCCGAGGAGGGGCTCGGCCCCGTGGGCGAGGTCGCGCACGTGCACCGCTCGGCAGACGGCACGCGCAAGCTCGTGGTGCGCCTGAAGGACGAGGCGACCATCGAGACCGTCCTGCTCCCGTCGGTCAGCGGGCCCGGCTCGGCTGCGAGCGAGGACGCGGACGCGGCGGTCGCCGACGACGAGGACGACGAGGTCTCCACGGACAAGCGCGAGCCTCGGGTGCGCGTGACGCAATGCATCTCCACGCAGGTCGGCTGCGCGATGGGCTGCGTGTTCTGCGCGAGCGGCGTCGCGGGCTGGAAGCGCCACCTCGGCCCCGAGGAGATCGTGGGTCAGGTGCTGATCGGCCGCACGCTGCTCGACGAGGGCGAGGAGCTTCGCAACGTCGTGTTCATGGGCATGGGCGAGCCCTTGCACAACTACGACGCCACCGCGCGCGCGCTGCGCCTGCTCACGCACCCCGAAGGGATCGGGCTGTCGACGCGGAAGGTGACGGTGTCGACCTCGGGGCTCGTGCCGGAGATCGAGCGGCTCGGCAAGGATTTCGAGGGCAAGATCGCGCTCGCGATCTCGCTGCACGCGGCCGACGACGCGAGCCGCTCGGCGCTCATGCCGATCAACAAAAAGTACCCGCTCGCCGAGCTGATGGCGGCGCTTCGGGGCTATCCCCTGCCCCCGCGCCGCCGCATCACGATCGAGTACACGCTCGTCTCCGGCAAGAACGACGACCCGACCGAGGCGCAGCGCCTCGTGAAGCTCCTCCGCGGGCTGCCGGTGAAGATCAACCTGATCCCGATGAACCCGATCGAGGTCTCGCCGCTCGGCCCGCCGCAATGGGGGCGGGTGCTCGCGTTCCAGAAGGTGCTGACGGACGCCGGTTACACGTGCTTCATCCGGCGGCGGCGCGGCGACGACGTGTCGGCGGCCTGCGGGCAGCTCGTCCTGCTCGGCGCCAAGCCCAAGGTGAAGGGTTTCCGCAAGGGCGACGCCCCGGACAAAGCTTCGGAGCCGCCCCCTCGGCACTCTTGA
- a CDS encoding FMN-dependent NADH-azoreductase yields MGIVLDLFAVPRAERSRTRKLRDAFFRSYLQKHPETQKIEVDLARDYDKLPAWDEWDVQTKFEMLYGEGNLDEEQAARWNALSRWTDQLHAANLVVVSTPMWNLSIPWQLKRWIDAVVQGRLTFELHKGEFRGLLTGRPVVLLVTRDGAYPPGSPMESWDHQVPYLRTILGFMGLGPFHEVIAEPLGFGGAKAAQEALDIALAKATELGQSL; encoded by the coding sequence ATGGGCATCGTTCTTGATCTTTTTGCGGTTCCGCGCGCCGAGCGCTCGCGGACTCGCAAGCTGCGCGACGCGTTCTTCCGCTCCTACCTCCAGAAGCATCCGGAGACGCAGAAGATCGAGGTCGATCTCGCACGCGACTACGACAAGCTCCCCGCCTGGGACGAGTGGGACGTGCAGACGAAGTTCGAGATGCTCTACGGCGAGGGCAACCTCGACGAGGAGCAGGCCGCCCGCTGGAATGCGCTGTCGCGCTGGACCGATCAGCTCCACGCCGCAAACCTCGTCGTCGTCTCCACGCCGATGTGGAACCTGTCGATCCCCTGGCAGCTCAAGCGCTGGATCGACGCGGTCGTGCAGGGGCGGCTGACCTTCGAGCTTCACAAGGGCGAGTTCCGGGGCCTGCTCACCGGGCGGCCGGTCGTGCTGCTCGTGACCCGCGACGGCGCCTATCCCCCCGGCTCGCCGATGGAGTCGTGGGATCACCAGGTGCCGTACCTGAGGACGATCCTCGGCTTCATGGGCCTCGGGCCCTTCCACGAGGTCATCGCCGAGCCGCTCGGCTTCGGCGGCGCCAAGGCCGCGCAGGAAGCGCTCGACATCGCGCTGGCGAAGGCGACCGAGCTCGGACAATCCCTCTAA
- the mazG gene encoding nucleoside triphosphate pyrophosphohydrolase → MPRPFDPVVPPPLAEQRGQTFCRLVELMQRLLAPDGCPWDREQTFATLRRYVIEEACEVVDAIDGGDRQELRSELGDLIFQVVFQAEIGRAEGSFGPDDVIAAICEKLVRRHPHVFADVEVDSPAEVLRNWEAIKARERAAKGEDRGLLSGVPRSLPALVRAQRIGEKVARVGFDWPDAQGSRNKVSEEVRELDEAIAGGDKERIEAELGDVLFALVNLARHAGVDAEGALRRTIDKFSNRFSHVEARVKDEHGGFPDTTQGAPLPLDELDGYWEEAKRKERGEGG, encoded by the coding sequence ATGCCTCGTCCTTTCGATCCTGTCGTGCCGCCCCCGCTCGCCGAGCAGCGCGGGCAGACGTTCTGTCGCCTCGTCGAGCTGATGCAGCGTCTCCTGGCCCCGGACGGCTGTCCGTGGGACCGCGAGCAGACCTTCGCGACCCTGCGCCGCTACGTGATCGAGGAGGCGTGCGAGGTCGTCGACGCCATCGACGGCGGCGATCGGCAGGAGCTGCGATCCGAGCTGGGCGACCTCATCTTCCAGGTGGTCTTCCAGGCCGAGATCGGCCGCGCGGAGGGCTCGTTCGGGCCCGATGACGTGATCGCCGCGATCTGCGAGAAGCTCGTCCGCCGCCACCCGCACGTCTTCGCCGACGTGGAGGTCGACAGCCCCGCGGAGGTCCTGCGCAACTGGGAGGCGATCAAGGCGCGCGAGCGCGCGGCGAAGGGCGAGGACCGGGGCCTGCTCTCGGGCGTCCCGCGCAGCCTGCCCGCGCTCGTGCGAGCGCAGCGCATCGGCGAGAAGGTCGCGCGCGTGGGCTTCGACTGGCCCGACGCGCAAGGCTCGCGGAACAAGGTGAGCGAGGAGGTGCGCGAGCTCGACGAGGCGATCGCGGGCGGCGACAAGGAGCGCATCGAGGCCGAGCTCGGCGACGTGCTCTTCGCGCTGGTCAACCTTGCGCGCCACGCGGGGGTCGACGCGGAGGGCGCGCTCAGGCGCACGATCGACAAGTTCTCGAATCGCTTCTCGCACGTCGAGGCGCGCGTGAAGGACGAGCACGGCGGCTTCCCCGACACGACGCAGGGCGCGCCGCTGCCGCTCGACGAGCTCGACGGCTACTGGGAGGAGGCGAAGCGCAAGGAGCGGGGCGAGGGCGGCTGA
- a CDS encoding enoyl-CoA hydratase-related protein, translated as MSEQVLLVEREGAVAIVTLNRPKAKNALDPALISALLETLPRLAEDASVRTIVLTGAGGAFCAGADLKAAMSSPDGMTDLDGIMNRYHGMIRAIVGAPKPVIAMIEGPAVGFGCDLALACDLRVMATDGYLEERFVKIGLMPDGGGSFWLPRLVGLGRAMEIIMTGDRIAADRALALGLTNRVVDSLDLRAETMKLATQLSKGPPLAYAEIKRAVRASLGSTIDEALDREKTGQIKLLQTGDCMEGVMAWMQKREPNFEGK; from the coding sequence ATGTCCGAACAGGTCTTGCTCGTCGAGCGCGAAGGCGCCGTCGCCATCGTCACCCTCAACCGGCCGAAGGCCAAGAACGCGCTCGATCCGGCGCTGATCAGCGCGCTGCTCGAGACGCTGCCGCGGCTCGCCGAGGACGCGTCCGTGCGCACCATCGTGCTCACCGGCGCGGGCGGCGCGTTCTGCGCGGGCGCCGATCTCAAGGCCGCCATGTCGAGCCCCGACGGCATGACGGACCTCGACGGCATCATGAACCGCTACCACGGGATGATCCGGGCGATCGTTGGCGCGCCGAAGCCCGTCATCGCGATGATCGAGGGCCCTGCGGTGGGCTTCGGCTGCGATCTCGCGCTCGCGTGTGATCTGCGCGTGATGGCGACCGACGGCTACCTCGAGGAGCGCTTCGTGAAGATCGGCCTCATGCCCGACGGCGGCGGCTCGTTCTGGCTGCCGCGGCTCGTGGGGCTCGGTCGCGCGATGGAGATCATCATGACGGGCGACCGGATCGCGGCCGACCGCGCGCTCGCGCTGGGGCTGACGAACCGGGTCGTCGACTCGCTCGATCTGCGCGCCGAGACGATGAAGCTCGCGACGCAGCTCTCGAAGGGCCCGCCGCTCGCGTACGCGGAGATCAAGCGCGCCGTCCGCGCCTCGCTGGGCAGCACGATCGACGAGGCGCTCGACCGCGAGAAGACAGGGCAGATCAAGCTCCTGCAGACGGGCGACTGCATGGAGGGCGTGATGGCCTGGATGCAGAAGCGCGAGCCGAACTTCGAGGGGAAGTAG
- the cysK gene encoding cysteine synthase A produces MTKAPTRSGVVASSALELIGATPLCRLSRISPDGGGTIWGKLESQNPTGSVKDRAALGMVRLAEQEGKLGPGSTIVEATSGNTGISLAMIAAVRGYRCVVVMPEDMSMERRYILRAYGAEIVLTPAAEGMAGAVDEARAIAARTPRAWMSRQFENPANPDAHAQATGLELLDQTGGAITAFVSGVGTGGTLTGCGRVLKAKLGGAVRVVAVEPATSAVLSGRPPGAHGIQGIGAGFVPPILDRSLVDEIVTVTDVAAERMARRLAREEGLLVGPSAGANVHAAVEIAKRVQGTVVTILCDAGERYLF; encoded by the coding sequence ATGACCAAGGCTCCCACGCGCTCGGGCGTCGTGGCCTCGAGCGCGCTCGAGCTCATCGGCGCGACGCCCCTCTGTCGTCTCTCGCGCATCTCGCCCGACGGCGGGGGCACGATCTGGGGCAAGCTCGAGTCACAGAACCCCACGGGCAGCGTCAAGGATCGCGCCGCGCTCGGCATGGTGCGCCTCGCCGAGCAGGAGGGGAAGCTCGGTCCGGGCTCCACGATCGTGGAGGCGACGAGCGGCAACACGGGCATCAGCCTCGCGATGATCGCGGCCGTGCGCGGCTACCGCTGCGTGGTGGTGATGCCCGAGGACATGAGCATGGAGCGCCGCTACATCCTGCGCGCGTACGGGGCGGAGATCGTTCTGACGCCCGCGGCCGAGGGGATGGCGGGCGCGGTCGACGAGGCGCGCGCGATCGCGGCGCGCACGCCCCGCGCGTGGATGAGCCGTCAGTTCGAGAACCCGGCGAACCCGGACGCGCACGCGCAAGCGACGGGGCTCGAGCTGCTCGATCAGACGGGCGGCGCGATCACGGCGTTCGTGTCCGGCGTGGGCACGGGCGGCACGCTGACGGGCTGCGGGCGCGTGCTCAAGGCGAAGCTCGGCGGCGCGGTGCGCGTCGTGGCGGTCGAGCCTGCGACGAGCGCGGTGCTGTCGGGGAGGCCGCCGGGCGCGCACGGGATCCAGGGCATCGGCGCGGGGTTCGTCCCGCCGATCCTCGATCGAAGCCTCGTGGACGAGATCGTGACCGTGACCGACGTGGCCGCCGAGCGGATGGCGCGCCGGCTCGCGCGCGAGGAGGGTCTCCTCGTGGGTCCGAGCGCCGGCGCGAACGTGCACGCCGCGGTGGAGATCGCGAAGCGCGTGCAAGGGACCGTGGTGACGATCCTGTGCGATGCGGGGGAGAGGTATCTGTTCTGA